In Coregonus clupeaformis isolate EN_2021a chromosome 7, ASM2061545v1, whole genome shotgun sequence, one genomic interval encodes:
- the LOC121569040 gene encoding myocardin-related transcription factor A-like isoform X3, whose translation MEAQAGEEPSTSGSAPASSDSAPSPQSEAVTNELQELSLQPAPNLLPLRDRKNVLQLKLQQRRTREELVSQGIMPPLKSPAAFHEQRRSLERARTEDYLKRKIRSRPERSELVRMHILEDHMPDGCWLANPLCAVCSETSAEPSLQAKQLQLKRARLADDLNDKISHRPGPMELIHKNILPVHSSLKQAIIETDFPKVAGEISSFDEDSSDTLSPDQPIGQDSPLGPGPLPSPPDALVCNSTPSPTQFLTQVPPPPPPLPPFYGPCQPLKLSNGTSVLRTAPALIKSQPKPTSERPPQRSKKHKDNKPKVRKLKYHQYIPPDQKADHEPPPQLDSTYAKILHQQQLFLQLQILNQQQQHYNYHTILPAPPKPPTDQPPPTNGPSPSLALPAPSTSSSSQSAPIRQNVTHVGGATPGSLPPNLDDLKVAELKHELKLRSLPVSGTKNDLIERLRNYQAQQNRGGGGGSATTTTAGGATGSGAGAPKTNHPTQQQQKQLLLLQQQQQQLSQHQTQSSVVHQSRDAGVVTLATFPFVATAPQQIMHFGSTSSSPPVSPAPSDRSLAGMSPNETSCNGDSFGEMVSSPLTQLSLHPSPQHLATIKEELSGSAPTACQFSKAALQKRLLMPTAMQVAPPSVNKVLQEKDKQIEELTCMLRQKQRLVETLRFQLEQGKRGGRDAPPEPLGLIRVKEEPPDIPSIPSTFCPIAHSPTPPQCHMEVTKMTIKQEVGDVEEAVEPSLEAPPQQVQVQLEQIQAQQRSQLEQLKLQQTQQINALQLAQQQALQQLLLQQNQQNLQKQRSQQRKKKSHKQQLKQQQQQLLSQHQQQIQSKNQQLLQSKHQHQQILQAQQQQQQLKSQQVSQMFLNQQSGSTTSFPLDLLKTHSTPTLVTDSNGNHFLITLTNHCAESQGSDTPQGTPQGKATNHITLQRLQSTPTKLPSQSPLQLPSSDTQSKPTNQPGHVKLQTRKGQKTGLQVSTNHSPGVTLSFSAPPNLQPFFPNDDSSPSEKDTSPSPSAQTEDLSPGLDHEPLFSPPSPKRTPSPNPPDDKDNGSTQHMDDLFDILIQTGEISATFKPAPDPSLLRLRPNTPSPSPSQAPSPLQLQLHFSPPTPPEPETPQPVPGEEEEEELQVPATVDQDVSNTGSGRLEDFLESTTGKPLLGLEPGGPLTLIDDLHSQMLSTPSILDHTSSPMDTYELSGYTANPPGLDFGDHALDSMDWLDITMGGASSEVPGLAPLGPLGPHTPPSVFSADFLDSSDLQLHWDSCL comes from the exons ATCACATGCCTGATGGTTGTTGGCTGGCTAACCCGCTGTGTGCTGTGTGTTCAGAGACGTCGGCGGAACCCTCCCTCCAGGCCAAACAGCTGCAGCTGAAGAGGGCCCGTTTGGCTGACGACCTCAACGATAAGATCTCCCACCGGCCCGGCCCCATGGAGCTCATCCACAAGAACATTCTGCCGGTACACAGCAGCCTCAAACAGGCCATCATAG aGACAGACTTCCCCAAGGTCGCTGGGGAGATCTCCTCCTTTGATGAGGACAGTAGTGATACTCTCTCTCCTGATCAGCCCATTGGTCAGGACTCTCCCCTGGGCCCCGGCCCTCTGCCCTCTCCCCCCGACGCCCTGGTTTGCAACAGCACCCCCTCCCCCACACAGTTTCTCACTCAGGTTCCTCCgccaccccctcctcttcctcccttctaTGGGCCCTGCCAACCGCTGAAGTTGAGCAATGGGACATCAGTTCTGAGAACCGCCCCTGCACTGATCAAG TCCCAGCCTAAGCCCACCTCAGAGCGCCCCCCTCAGCGATCCAAGAAGCACAAGGACAACAAACCCAAGGTGAGGAAGCTGAAGTACCACCAGTACATCCCCCCGGACCAGAAGGCTGACCACGAGCCTCCCCCTCAGCTGGACTCCACCTACGCCAAGATCCTCCACCAGCAGCAGCTCTTCCTCCAGCTGCAGATCCTCAACCAGCAGCAGCAACACTACAACTACCACACCATCCTTCCTGCACCACccaa ACCCCCAACAGATCAACCACCTCCCACCAATGGCCCCTCTCCTTCTCTGGCCTTGCCCGCCCCCTCGACATCCTCCTCCAGTCAAAGTGCACCAATCCGGCAGAATGTCACACATGTGGGAGGGGCCACACCAGGTTCTTTGCCTCCTAACCTGGACGACCTGAAG GTGGCTGAACTGAAGCATGAGCTCAAACTGCGGAGCTTGCCTGTATCAGGCACCAAGAATGACCTCATCGAGCGGTTGAGGAACTACCAGGCTCAGCAGAAcaggggtggaggtggtggtagtgCAACAACTACAACAgcagggggtgccacagggtcAGGTGCCGGAGCTCCCAAAACCAACCacccaacacaacaacaacaaaaacaactactactactacaacagcagcaacagcaacTTTCCCAACACCAGACCCAGTCCTCTGTGGTCCACCAATCAAGAGATGCAGGTGTGGTAACCTTGGCAACCTTCCCGTTCGTGGCCACTGCTCCACAGCAGATCATGCACTTTGGCAGCACTAGCTCCTCCCCGCCTGTCTCTCCTGCCCCCTCAGACCGCTCGCTAGCTGGGATGAGCCCAAACGAGACGAGCTGTAATGGAGACTCATTTGGGGAGATG GTAAGCTCTCCCCTCACCCAGCTCAGCCTTCATCCTTCCCCCCAGCACCTTGCCACTATCAAAGAGGAGTTGAGTGGCTCGGCCCCCACAGCCTGCCAGTTCTCCAAAGCTGCTCTGCAGAAACGCCTGCTGATGCCCACAGCCATGCAAGTAGCACCCCCCTCTGTGAACAAGGTGCTGCAGGAGAAGGACAAGCAGATCGAGGAGCTGACGTGCATGCTGAGGCAGAAACAGCGGCTGGTGGAGACCCTGCGCTTCCAGCTGGAGCAGGGCAAGAGAGGGGGCCGGGACGCCCCCCCAGAACCCCTGGGCCTCATCAGGGTGAAGGAAGAGCCACCAGACATCCCCAGCATCCCCTCCACATTTTGCCCCATTGCCCACTCCCCGACCCCTCCCCAGTGCCACATGGAGGTCACCAAGATGACCATCAAGCAGGAGGTCGGGGACGTGGAAGAGGCCGTGGAGCCATCCTTGGAAGCCCCACCTCAGCAGGTCCAGGTGCAGCTGGAGCAGATCCAGGCGCAGCAGCGGTCGCAGCTGGAGCAGCTGAAGCTGCAGCAGACGCAGCAGATCAACGCGCTGCAGCTGGCCCAGCAGCAGGCCCTGCAGCAGCTGCTCCTACAGCAGAACCAGCAGAATCTGCAGAAACAACGCTCACAGCAGAGGAAGAAGAAGTCCCACAAGCAACAGCTcaaacaacagcagcaacagctACTGTCCCAACACCAACAGCAGATACAATCAAAGAACCAACAGCTGTTGCAGTCAAAGCATCAACATCAGCAGATATTGCAGGcacaacaacagcaacagcagcTGAAGTCACAACAG GTGTCTCAGATGTTCCTCAATCAGCAGTCGGGCTCCACCACTTCCTTCCCCTTGGATCTCCTCAAGACACACTCCACACCTACCCTGGTGACAGACAGCAACGGCAACCATTTCCTCATCACACTGACCAATCACTGTGCCGAGAGCCAAGGGAGTGATACGCCACAAGGCACTCCACAGGGCAAAGCAACCAATCACATCACACTGCAG AGACTGCAGTCAACTCCCACCAAGCTGCCCAGCCAATCCCCTCTTCAGTTGCCCAGCAGTGACACCCAATCAAAACCGACAAATCAACCAGGCCACGTGAAACTGCAAACCAGAAAG GGACAGAAGACTGGGCTGCAGGTGTCAACCAATCACTCCCCAGgggtcactctctccttctctgccccGCCCAATCTCCAGCCTTTCTTCCCCAATGATGACTCCTCCCCTTCTGAAAAAgacacctccccctctccttcagcTCAAACG GAGGATTTGAGTCCAGGTCTGGACCATGAACCCCTGTTCAGCCCTCCTTCTCCCAAACGGACACCCTCCCCTAACCCACCGGATGACAAG GATAATGGATCCACCCAGCATATGGACGACCTCTTCGACATCCTGATTCAGACTGGAG aaATCTCAGCCACCTTCAAACCAGCGCCCGACCCGTCCCTGTTGCGACTGCGCCCCAAcaccccttccccttccccctctcAGGCGCCCTCCCCTCTCCAGCTGCAACTCCACTTCTCGCCCCCCACCCCTCCCGAACCCGAGACCCCCCAGCCGGtcccaggggaggaggaggaggaggagctgcagGTGCCGGCCACCGTTGACCAGGACGTTAGCAACACAGGAAGTGGACGTCTGGAGGACTTCCTGGAGAGCACCACGGGCAAACCCCTCCTGGGGTTGGAGCCTGGCGGGCCCCTGACCCTGATTGACGACCTCCACAGTCAAATGCTGAGCACCCCCAGCATCCTGGACCACACGTCCTCCCCCATGGATACCTATGAGCTGTCGGGCTACACGGCCAACCCCCCTGGCCTGGACTTCGGAGACCATGCCCTGGACAGCATGGATTGGCTGGATATCACCATGGGTGGGGCGAGCAGCGAGGTCCCAGGACTCGCCCCACTGGGTCCCCTGGGCCCCCACACGCCCCCCAGCGTCTTCTCAGCAGACTTCCTGGACAGTTCAGACCTGCAGCTCCACTGGGACTCCTGCTTATAG